One region of Gloeocapsopsis sp. IPPAS B-1203 genomic DNA includes:
- a CDS encoding site-specific integrase — protein sequence MLEQAATKPKRIKPINHNGSICIQFQLNNKTYKFNPIKGAKYSEPIALGKAIAIADQISLDLLNDVFDTSLSKYKQKNQLVAITTEKVNLTTTQLFSKYLEFKQIGLKESTIHYLKTSVYKYLEKCPYQALDEALEVRQWLLDNTTNSMTKRILTHLNAATKWGIKYNLISLQSSLYEGMAQELPKHNWEKEPKPNAFNQEEKEAIIKSFEQHKGNFNGRGVTGFGYCHYTALVKFLFFTGCRPSEAIGLTWGQIKHDCSQIIFSQSAVQLGNGKIIKSEGSKNSRYRNNRKFPCGSNLQNLLQSIRPESFEPSTLVFPSPKGKVINYANFSKTAWNKIVDSIVERETTPYSCRDTFMSEQVAKGVAPEIVARWTDSSADVIRKHYLDDKILEYLKPID from the coding sequence ATGCTTGAGCAAGCTGCAACTAAACCCAAGCGCATTAAACCGATTAATCACAACGGCTCAATCTGCATTCAATTTCAACTCAATAATAAAACTTATAAATTCAATCCAATTAAAGGCGCTAAATATAGCGAACCAATAGCACTTGGTAAAGCGATCGCTATTGCGGATCAAATATCTTTAGATCTCTTAAATGATGTTTTTGACACTTCTTTAAGTAAGTACAAGCAAAAAAATCAGTTAGTCGCGATAACAACTGAGAAAGTCAACTTAACAACCACTCAACTTTTTAGTAAATATTTAGAATTCAAGCAAATCGGATTAAAAGAAAGCACAATTCATTATCTAAAAACTAGTGTATACAAATATCTAGAAAAATGCCCTTATCAAGCACTAGATGAAGCTCTAGAAGTTAGGCAGTGGCTTTTAGATAACACAACTAACAGTATGACTAAGCGCATACTAACACACTTAAATGCAGCAACTAAATGGGGAATAAAATACAACTTAATCAGCTTGCAATCATCTCTTTATGAAGGAATGGCACAAGAGTTACCCAAGCATAACTGGGAAAAAGAACCAAAACCTAATGCATTTAATCAAGAAGAGAAAGAAGCGATTATTAAATCTTTTGAACAACACAAAGGAAACTTTAATGGACGCGGTGTAACTGGTTTTGGATACTGCCACTACACTGCATTAGTTAAGTTTCTTTTTTTTACAGGTTGCCGACCTAGTGAAGCAATAGGGCTAACTTGGGGACAAATTAAGCATGATTGTTCACAAATAATTTTTTCTCAATCTGCCGTTCAATTAGGAAACGGAAAAATTATCAAATCAGAAGGCTCTAAAAATTCTCGATATCGCAATAATCGAAAATTCCCTTGTGGTTCAAATCTACAAAACTTATTGCAATCAATTCGTCCTGAAAGTTTTGAACCGTCTACATTGGTTTTTCCTAGTCCTAAAGGTAAAGTTATAAACTATGCCAATTTTTCTAAAACGGCTTGGAATAAAATAGTAGATTCAATTGTTGAACGAGAAACAACTCCTTATTCATGCAGAGATACTTTCATGAGTGAGCAAGTGGCTAAAGGTGTAGCACCTGAAATTGTCGCGCGGTGGACAGATTCTAGTGCAGATGTCATTAGAAAACATTACTTAGATGACAAAATATTGGAATATCTAAAACCAATTGATTAA
- the secF gene encoding protein translocase subunit SecF — MKLSINQSRKLWWAISAVAIITGIAAMLISWQQIGAPLRPSLDFVGGTRLQLERDCSQPNNCAQPIDITAVREVLAAQGLANSSIQILGQEQQGISIRTSTLDVEQRTQLQDALSQRIGAFDPQSTQIDTVGPTIGRQLLSSGLLALIVSFGGIIVYISLRFQLDFAVFAITALLHDVLFTAGVFAILGLVWGVEVDSLFIVALLTITGFSVNDTVVIYDRIREILKVNPDRSISEIVDDAVNQTLARSINTTLTTMLALFAIFLFGGETLKNFALALIIGFICGAYSSIFIASTLLSWWRERHGQRLATQSTAVIDSPPEDT, encoded by the coding sequence ATGAAACTAAGTATTAATCAATCGCGAAAACTATGGTGGGCAATTTCTGCTGTAGCGATTATTACTGGAATAGCTGCAATGCTAATTTCTTGGCAGCAAATCGGCGCACCATTACGTCCTAGTTTGGATTTTGTCGGTGGTACGCGCTTACAACTCGAACGAGATTGCAGTCAACCAAATAATTGTGCTCAACCAATAGATATTACTGCGGTGCGCGAAGTTCTAGCAGCCCAAGGACTTGCTAATAGCAGCATTCAGATTTTGGGACAAGAACAACAAGGTATCTCAATTCGCACGAGTACCTTAGATGTAGAGCAACGTACCCAGTTGCAAGATGCACTTAGTCAAAGAATTGGTGCTTTCGATCCGCAATCGACTCAGATCGACACAGTAGGTCCAACAATTGGTCGCCAATTATTATCTTCTGGATTGCTGGCGTTGATTGTTTCTTTTGGTGGTATTATCGTTTACATTAGTTTACGGTTTCAGTTAGACTTTGCCGTATTTGCAATTACTGCCCTACTTCATGATGTGCTGTTCACAGCAGGGGTTTTTGCAATTTTAGGCTTAGTATGGGGTGTTGAGGTAGATAGTTTATTTATCGTTGCTTTACTCACAATCACGGGTTTTTCAGTCAACGATACTGTCGTCATCTATGACCGAATTCGGGAAATATTAAAAGTAAATCCCGATCGCTCGATTAGTGAAATTGTTGATGATGCTGTTAATCAGACTTTAGCCAGATCGATCAATACGACATTAACAACAATGCTCGCACTATTCGCAATTTTTCTATTTGGTGGAGAAACTTTAAAGAATTTTGCCTTAGCTTTGATTATCGGCTTTATTTGCGGTGCTTATTCTAGTATTTTTATCGCCAGTACTCTCCTTTCTTGGTGGCGCGAACGTCATGGTCAGCGTTTAGCAACACAAAGCACAGCAGTGATTGATTCACCACCAGAAGATACTTAA
- a CDS encoding D-Ala-D-Ala carboxypeptidase family metallohydrolase, with the protein MSQLNTTLTLDSLVQNRVLVTEIQYLLSVGGFYKGKVDGILGKQTIAAFVEFKKQAYLQHPDRLGQSTARALLELQGKAWHPNPTETSPNRISTVQFRLPTGEMVATNEPIFECKHFTWGEATGNGSRKLADKTILFNVVRTAQCLERVRSHFGNRAIKINSWYRPPSINRAVGGVSNSTHIQGYAVDFTIEGITPVEVYQKLDAWHGKAGGLGKSVLFTHLDLRGYAARWIYGR; encoded by the coding sequence TTGTCTCAATTGAATACAACTCTAACGCTTGATTCTTTAGTACAGAATCGAGTGTTAGTTACTGAAATTCAGTATTTATTAAGTGTTGGTGGTTTTTATAAAGGTAAAGTTGACGGCATATTAGGGAAGCAAACAATTGCTGCTTTTGTTGAATTTAAAAAACAGGCTTATTTGCAACATCCCGATCGACTAGGGCAATCTACAGCACGTGCTTTACTTGAATTACAGGGCAAAGCTTGGCACCCTAATCCAACTGAGACAAGTCCTAATAGAATTTCAACTGTGCAGTTTCGGTTGCCTACTGGCGAGATGGTGGCAACGAATGAGCCGATTTTTGAGTGCAAGCATTTTACGTGGGGTGAAGCTACTGGTAATGGATCTCGCAAGCTTGCAGATAAGACTATTTTGTTTAATGTTGTGAGAACTGCACAGTGTTTAGAGCGAGTGCGATCGCATTTTGGTAATCGTGCAATCAAGATTAATAGTTGGTATCGACCGCCAAGTATTAACCGTGCTGTTGGTGGCGTATCAAACTCTACGCACATTCAAGGCTATGCAGTGGATTTTACGATTGAGGGAATTACACCAGTGGAGGTTTATCAGAAATTGGATGCGTGGCACGGCAAGGCTGGGGGTTTAGGTAAGAGTGTTTTATTTACTCACCTTGACTTAAGAGGCTATGCAGCGCGTTGGATTTACGGGCGTTAA
- the secD gene encoding protein translocase subunit SecD, translated as MQRQRSLLALIVVLVIAAIVAIARLPISLGLDLQGGSQLTIQVQPTAEIPQITDRELEAVQSVIENRINGLGVSEPVVQTVGQDQILVQLPGVSNPEQAERVLGGTAQLEFRTQRPGTEAQLFAEQQVRLGLLAKQQELRATNNTTEIQQNQEAIERSNAAIAQLFESTNPPLTGRNLEDAYGQPTQAPNNWEVGIRFDSPGAELFAQLTRDLAGTGRSIGIFLDNELISAPTVGPQFAQTGITGGSAVITGRFTAQEANDLAIQLRGGALPVPVEIVENRTVGATLGRDSIQRSIYAGIGGLILVLIFMVVYYRVPGIIADLSLCVYALLTWASFALLGVTLTLPGIAGFILSIGMAVDANVLIFERTREELRAGKSLYRSVESGFYRAFSSILDSNVTTWIACAALFWLGAGLVRGFALTLALGIAVSMFTAITCSRTLMFIAISLPSLRKPELYCPNLPTVRRAEVAR; from the coding sequence ATGCAAAGACAGCGATCGCTATTGGCTTTGATCGTAGTATTGGTAATCGCTGCTATTGTGGCGATCGCCAGACTTCCGATTTCCTTGGGATTAGATCTTCAAGGTGGTTCGCAGCTAACAATTCAAGTGCAACCAACAGCAGAGATTCCCCAAATCACTGACCGCGAACTAGAAGCCGTTCAGAGTGTTATTGAAAATCGAATTAATGGTTTAGGTGTTTCGGAACCAGTCGTCCAAACTGTAGGGCAAGATCAAATACTTGTCCAACTCCCTGGTGTCAGCAATCCAGAACAAGCCGAACGAGTGCTTGGAGGAACTGCACAGTTAGAGTTTCGCACGCAACGACCAGGTACAGAAGCCCAGTTATTTGCCGAACAGCAAGTCAGATTAGGATTGCTAGCCAAACAGCAAGAATTAAGAGCAACAAACAATACTACAGAAATTCAGCAAAATCAAGAAGCGATTGAGCGCAGTAATGCAGCGATCGCTCAACTATTTGAAAGCACAAATCCTCCCCTAACAGGTAGAAACCTTGAAGATGCGTACGGACAACCGACACAAGCACCCAACAACTGGGAAGTAGGAATTCGTTTTGATTCACCTGGTGCTGAACTGTTTGCCCAACTCACCCGCGATCTTGCTGGAACTGGACGCAGTATTGGTATCTTTCTTGACAATGAATTAATTAGCGCACCTACCGTTGGTCCGCAATTTGCTCAAACTGGGATCACAGGAGGATCAGCAGTCATTACAGGTCGCTTTACTGCCCAAGAAGCGAACGATTTGGCAATTCAATTACGAGGTGGTGCATTACCTGTACCTGTAGAAATTGTTGAAAATCGCACTGTTGGTGCCACTTTAGGAAGAGACAGCATCCAACGCAGTATCTATGCTGGTATCGGTGGTTTGATCTTGGTGTTGATCTTCATGGTCGTTTACTATCGAGTTCCTGGCATCATTGCAGATTTATCTTTGTGTGTTTATGCTTTACTGACGTGGGCTAGTTTTGCTTTACTTGGTGTCACCTTGACACTTCCTGGCATTGCGGGTTTTATTCTCAGTATTGGCATGGCAGTTGACGCCAATGTACTCATTTTTGAGCGGACACGTGAGGAACTTCGTGCTGGTAAGTCGCTGTATCGTTCTGTGGAATCGGGATTTTACCGTGCTTTTTCCAGCATTTTAGATAGTAATGTCACAACTTGGATTGCTTGTGCAGCTTTGTTCTGGTTAGGAGCAGGTTTAGTTCGTGGTTTTGCCTTAACTTTGGCACTAGGAATTGCCGTGAGTATGTTTACAGCAATTACCTGTAGTCGTACCCTCATGTTTATCGCAATTAGCTTACCTTCATTGCGTAAGCCAGAATTGTATTGTCCAAACCTGCCAACAGTTCGGAGGGCAGAGGTAGCTCGATGA
- a CDS encoding DUF29 domain-containing protein, with translation MTRTKPIHSTSHSDLYYRDFVAWSDEQALLLEQERFSELDLIHLIEEVRDLGRRERDAIESQLERLLLHVLKWQYQPKLKSSSWEISIKDARRQIKKLCRKYPVLIKHIHKEDVFDECYLDAREAAIDETGLPKKTFPLECSYSLDQVLNSSFFPEAIADE, from the coding sequence ATGACTCGAACAAAACCTATACATTCAACTTCGCATAGCGACTTATACTATCGCGATTTTGTCGCATGGTCTGACGAGCAAGCCTTGTTATTAGAACAAGAAAGATTCAGCGAACTAGACTTGATTCACTTAATTGAAGAGGTGCGTGATTTGGGGCGCAGAGAGCGAGATGCTATTGAAAGTCAGCTAGAGCGATTACTGTTACACGTACTTAAGTGGCAATACCAACCCAAATTAAAAAGCAGTAGTTGGGAAATATCTATCAAAGATGCGAGAAGACAAATCAAAAAGCTGTGTAGAAAATATCCAGTACTTATAAAACATATTCATAAAGAAGATGTTTTTGATGAATGTTACTTGGATGCTCGTGAAGCAGCAATAGATGAGACAGGATTGCCTAAGAAAACTTTCCCGTTAGAGTGTTCTTACTCATTAGATCAAGTGCTGAATTCAAGTTTCTTTCCAGAAGCGATCGCAGATGAATAA